A genomic window from Nitrospirota bacterium includes:
- a CDS encoding DUF2442 domain-containing protein: MSIAVKLQEIKIKDVSITEDTITAYLVDGRTISVPLAWSWRLSEATAEERAKYEIIGDGQGIHWPDVDEDISAEGMLYGTPAPRPKRSNK, translated from the coding sequence ATGAGCATTGCGGTTAAACTCCAGGAAATAAAGATTAAAGATGTGAGTATTACTGAGGACACTATAACTGCATATCTTGTTGACGGGCGGACAATTAGCGTTCCTCTTGCATGGTCATGGAGATTATCAGAGGCTACAGCTGAGGAGCGGGCAAAGTATGAAATTATTGGAGATGGTCAAGGAATACATTGGCCCGATGTTGATGAAGATATTAGTGCAGAGGGAATGTTGTACGGAACACCTGCTCCAAGACCAAAGAGGTCGAACAAGTAA
- a CDS encoding DUF4160 domain-containing protein gives MPTIKKIEGPYRFYFYSFDCNEPKHVHVQRERMTCKFWLEPIALCKNSGFSPRELTTIREIINKNIDKIKEAWYEHCG, from the coding sequence ATGCCGACAATAAAAAAAATTGAGGGTCCGTATAGATTTTACTTTTATAGTTTTGATTGCAACGAACCAAAGCACGTACATGTTCAAAGAGAGAGAATGACCTGTAAGTTTTGGTTGGAACCAATTGCTTTGTGCAAGAATAGTGGCTTTTCACCAAGAGAACTAACTACTATTCGAGAGATTATTAATAAAAATATAGATAAGATAAAGGAGGCATGGTATGAGCATTGCGGTTAA
- a CDS encoding YwbE family protein produces the protein MQEVKKADIKQGLLVRVVTKDDQRTGRLTEGIVKDILTKSPTHPHGIKVRLESGIVGRVKNILWYS, from the coding sequence ATGCAGGAGGTAAAGAAAGCGGATATAAAACAGGGTCTGCTTGTGCGGGTGGTAACGAAGGATGACCAGCGTACAGGAAGGCTGACGGAAGGTATAGTTAAGGATATCCTGACAAAGTCACCCACGCATCCACACGGGATCAAGGTGCGCCTTGAAAGCGGCATTGTTGGACGGGTGAAGAATATCCTCTGGTATTCTTGA
- a CDS encoding SAM-dependent DNA methyltransferase has translation MSSNTSGIISKVWSFCNTLRDDGVGYGDYLEQLTYLLFLKLADEYSKPPYSRSLPIPVEYNWESLTAKRGAELEGHYTTLLRELGKQKGILGQIFIKSQNKIQDPAKLYKLIDMIDREQWSLMGADVKGAIYEGLLEKNAEDTKSGAGQYFTPRALIKVMVTCLRPEPMKIIADPACGTGGFFLAAYDFIVENYDLDKDQRQSLKYKTFFGNEIVANTRRLALMNMFLHNIGDIDSENVISSTDALVADTGLRADYVLTNPPFGKKSSMTFTNEEGEQEREGLTYNRQDFWATTSNKQLNFVQHIRTMLKTDGKAAVVLPDNVLFEGGAGETVRKKLLETTELHTILRLPTGIFYAQGVKANVLFFDARPASKAPWTKEVWVYDYRTNVHHTLKKNPLKPDDLKEFIECYKPENRHRRKETWDIKTNPEGRWRRFTYDEIINRDKTSLDIIWLKDKSLADLDNLPDPDTLAAEIIENIEAGLENFKEILSSCRR, from the coding sequence ATGAGCAGCAATACATCCGGCATCATAAGCAAGGTCTGGTCCTTCTGCAACACCCTCCGTGATGATGGAGTGGGATACGGTGATTACCTGGAGCAGCTTACATACCTCCTCTTTCTGAAGCTGGCTGATGAATACAGCAAGCCGCCCTACAGCCGGTCGCTTCCGATTCCTGTAGAATACAATTGGGAAAGCCTGACTGCCAAACGGGGCGCAGAGCTGGAGGGACACTACACCACGCTGTTGCGTGAGCTGGGGAAACAGAAAGGGATACTGGGGCAGATCTTCATCAAGAGCCAGAACAAGATTCAGGATCCGGCAAAACTCTATAAGCTCATTGATATGATTGACAGGGAGCAATGGAGCCTGATGGGAGCTGATGTAAAAGGCGCGATATACGAGGGGCTGCTGGAGAAAAATGCAGAGGATACGAAGAGCGGGGCAGGGCAGTATTTCACACCCAGGGCGCTTATAAAGGTAATGGTCACATGCCTGCGGCCGGAACCCATGAAGATCATAGCTGACCCAGCCTGTGGAACAGGCGGATTTTTTCTGGCTGCGTATGATTTTATCGTGGAAAACTATGATCTGGACAAAGACCAGAGACAATCTTTGAAATACAAGACATTTTTCGGGAACGAGATTGTGGCCAACACCCGCAGACTGGCGCTGATGAACATGTTCCTGCATAACATCGGGGATATTGACAGTGAAAACGTAATTTCATCAACGGATGCATTGGTGGCAGATACAGGTTTGCGGGCAGACTATGTCCTTACCAATCCGCCTTTCGGCAAAAAGAGCAGTATGACCTTTACCAATGAAGAAGGGGAGCAGGAGAGAGAAGGTCTGACCTACAACCGTCAGGACTTCTGGGCAACCACGAGCAATAAACAACTCAACTTTGTCCAGCACATACGGACCATGCTGAAGACAGACGGGAAGGCGGCAGTCGTACTGCCGGACAATGTCCTATTTGAAGGCGGCGCAGGTGAAACCGTAAGAAAGAAACTGCTGGAGACAACGGAACTGCATACCATCCTGCGCCTCCCGACAGGGATATTTTACGCCCAGGGGGTGAAGGCGAATGTCCTTTTCTTTGACGCGAGGCCAGCGAGTAAAGCCCCATGGACGAAAGAGGTCTGGGTCTATGATTACCGCACCAATGTCCATCATACCCTCAAGAAGAACCCGTTGAAACCTGACGACCTTAAAGAATTCATTGAATGCTACAAACCTGAGAACAGGCATAGGAGGAAAGAGACCTGGGATATTAAGACCAATCCAGAAGGAAGGTGGAGGCGATTCACCTATGACGAAATCATCAACCGCGATAAGACAAGTCTTGATATCATATGGTTGAAGGACAAGTCCCTTGCAGATCTGGACAATTTGCCTGATCCCGACACACTGGCAGCTGAAATCATCGAGAATATCGAGGCTGGACTTGAAAACTTCAAGGAGATATTGTCGTCATGCAGGAGGTAA
- a CDS encoding HTH domain-containing protein encodes MICKFFTQLGRVDELGSGVLNVNKYLPVYTLGKKPQFIEGNYFKIIIPLDESMFAKLIVSAGTASDIVNDTVGDTVNDTVKERMSKIIIILEQNPGIRSKKLSERTGVTPVTIRRDMQKMQSAGLVIFKGSPKTGGYYLSDTTSTKLAEYGKEKT; translated from the coding sequence TTGATTTGCAAATTCTTTACCCAGCTTGGGCGGGTGGATGAGCTTGGGTCAGGTGTGTTGAACGTTAACAAGTACCTGCCTGTTTATACCCTTGGCAAAAAGCCCCAGTTTATTGAAGGCAATTATTTCAAAATAATAATTCCATTGGATGAAAGTATGTTTGCAAAGCTTATTGTATCAGCCGGCACAGCAAGTGACATAGTAAATGATACAGTAGGTGATACAGTAAATGATACAGTAAAGGAAAGAATGTCGAAGATTATAATTATTCTTGAGCAGAATCCGGGAATCCGTTCAAAAAAATTAAGTGAAAGAACCGGAGTTACTCCTGTAACAATAAGACGGGATATGCAAAAGATGCAATCAGCCGGTCTTGTTATTTTTAAAGGGAGTCCAAAGACAGGCGGGTATTATTTGAGTGATACAACAAGTACAAAACTTGCAGAATATGGCAAGGAGAAAACATAG
- a CDS encoding ATP-binding protein encodes MLKQRENIRLEVKEARAELPESLFETICAMLNRDGGDILLGVADTGAVKGVDASKVEILKANLVNISKW; translated from the coding sequence TTGCTCAAGCAGCGTGAAAACATCCGTCTGGAGGTCAAAGAGGCCAGGGCGGAACTGCCTGAGAGCCTTTTTGAAACCATCTGTGCCATGCTGAACAGGGATGGGGGCGATATATTATTGGGTGTTGCTGATACCGGCGCTGTTAAAGGTGTGGATGCTTCAAAGGTGGAAATATTGAAAGCCAATCTGGTGAATATTTCAAAATGGTGA